From a region of the Neodiprion fabricii isolate iyNeoFabr1 chromosome 7, iyNeoFabr1.1, whole genome shotgun sequence genome:
- the LOC124185984 gene encoding proto-oncogene tyrosine-protein kinase ROS isoform X2 — translation MVGLRIWVLIRLWALIPGVVGLLPEDFDVGSPTSFEQDCIAWCRDLDVNQSRTDEVNSEVGCGANCRLDKCTIGCAAWELALETNCQAVCNVTQELLPPKQLYCVLGCQDAVNRYFQQLKEEIGTPPAPALVADSLTATSLRLEWKGIDLAKRGAKLSYVVQWMYEELAESWQYCRNESWEKDNQILVKNLQPYTKYRFRVAVILKSTQHSRESIASAPSVPILTKPEGFPLSPPVIVRAAAVDCCRVSVSWEPGPFPNGPLLSYVLRLQGGNYSTLKDISAVENVTDHYMFQNLTPHQNYSVSITMRNSEGEGPPAVIYISTTPEPAVTDMQLPILILGGEHQVKKQVADLLENPVLIYETANKICGVAIHVASGQVFVSDSGGYVYRTSVDERTDPVVVLSPDQVNFKPLSLSVDWLNLHLYVLGEVKHATTVWQIARCNLDGRGLTVAVAAFLSKPSHIEVDPYNGYLFWVSKDGLSRLDLADISNGVKHETQPDLILEDSHLEAFMVDHRNFRLLIPHPMQNTVLSVTLDGREVSNLRANTQQPQFQNVVSLAMANGLFYWANGRDILTEDYHPGQNRYFHNSYPYKSCYSVNVLMDASQPAPVPVNPPTGVQAVLGAEMAKVSWRAPYLLGGQGKGAWQNWSYELEIKDEITGKAVHQKGIRLLSHTVHRLRERTKYSIKAAAYTSAGRGPWSTEFRGRTLRDPKGEPYASILWSATEGLLKSDVTGENVETLIHRASWKDSEMQYHIVDVAWYKDLLYLVGNNSVLYCYNTTSHENNRMHINSVGSVAVDWISKKLYWANPNQQIITRANLDGTHQEPMSILAIVKELMIDSLEAYLYWSTGYAVEVSRLNGQDRRFYYSDEIFIGKQVMGLTLDTENKFVYWIVRSYESGSILYKAPTSERIPLNDKIIPEQFQVSALQYPNIQGPLCYFSEHLLWLQDDRNAVIGDLSGQNTAIINGITLSGLQMVAIMDHALHKYPKNLSANSIVVLPSAVSIDSIRVEGKWNNFNVSWNSVKNVNYGTVFYEVKFADYINTNTNSEITKETTIPYHNSEIFSPYAILEVTIKAFTYWGMSHNTRKILRSPQAKPSQPTNARGFVEFDKKPLSDETNISAVFRWDPPDHPNGLIQVYAIDCWYMLEGMNIDICNCLNVNSTMLEYRLYQLLPNTTYYFRVQAYTEVGGGWFTDIVNISTDYENPVPKILVATPEAVRISDLDRQINDTITRHVAIEVAYSAVENKVYGINEMQEMMLADIDSPNVTKILKLNNTASSLCVNWVTRTLFWTEADYGESVSRNIMRLDLTAWEAGYTIAEKIITTRNATLNLDISPLTGTLYWIELVQADRGVTMQSNLNGENVQYFFNQIDDCSCHYAPIVRPVMAVDNTDASTPVIYWVSMEGHLNIADMDGCTCNMVLGPGFNRGLPPTSLTVDKINLYWSNADKDSVYYVEKANPDDTRIKRLHLQSPRSLKAIGKSLQPYPVAECLVPRQVSDNVEVLKKFSNSIKIKLPEPVPHFACEKYNLPATLYTIYITECSAVDSTKCSNNREKIKLKTFKKEIEVENLKPFSRYMFQLSLSNYYSGLESSSPEPDQGVVIITEAGVPTRPENVEVQALTPTLAAVSWLPPKILNGAAVRYEIHWRPVQLVNGMRHNGEQSIKHTEQSSDGKLSATLQSLLPGQDYLICVRAYSTSSAIYNESLPQFLKMYPEPNNLTLTGTSVNSMNISWVPNKNLTIDYSLQYSIVGSDKWQTVVNPILRNNKVEFHIRKLQPKTFYRFKLTLRYPIYKLNVTWPSDARFTFQTSGDVPSAPGTPTITKVRGPVYQVNWEPAHARGSSITLYRLEGTILEDSDTMDKRRNETSEWRLYYNGTDTYWIIPDEMVQKYQFRVQAKNAYGLGTWSKASAVVDLNEAGSGIFVPPQHLGLILGLSVPLILGVMLLCFGFFLCPVYRQRKEDKKAVIPPAAPDVELATLREIPRGNFMQSNTLYATATQDDPDDSSLPKIKREQITLAKFLGSGAFGEVFQGIAKDLDGPGITGVAIKTLRKGASAQEKTEFLREARLMSPFRHKHVLRLLGVCLDTDPPLLVLELMKAGDLLTYLRASRCLQPSDPCALRLQDLLAMCEDVARGCQYLEELHFVHRDLACRNCLVSARDRENRVVKIGDFGLARDIYKNDYYRKEGEGLLPVRWMAPESLVDGVFTSQSDVWAFGVLMWEITSLGQQPYPARTNLEVLYHVRAGGRLPKPLNCPTPLHQLMLRCWSTADARPSFKACLDHIITLRSRTEDAAISPAHAGHYLSKQGVSNMAYFADENQNHNHSGNSWKSTSSEGSRDMQPFLPDSCNTTALLASGEIPKYLELIADNDVPDVRDTPTGGYEVPRPVQCLDKNEVQKESKIPELSDSQNESSNLDREQLEDVVNQKRESANNFDLTEPKRASISSTGEKFCILDSSRLANHVSKCIAATNSPSSIDDSRKSEKISTEIRGSLTSLSGRSSSSHGSSTSLTPSRPSSSLLNSQNTLPLKKNGATKQNILSSDTNSGRNTISKLSRTHSILQNGKANIPLAINSALLNSLRQTPDTGEDGNEIATYTNINSDAVRVNG, via the exons TGTACGATAGGATGCGCGGCGTGGGAATTAGCGCTGGAGACTAACTGTCAGGCTGTTTGC AATGTAACGCAAGAACTACTACCACCTAAACAACTCTACTGCGTATTGGGATGTCAAGATGCCGTGAACAGATATTTTCAACAGCTTAAAG AGGAAATAGGCACTCCACCTGCTCCGGCACTAGTCGCCGACAGTCTAACAGCCACCTCCCTGAGGCTGGAATGGAAGGGCATCGACTTGGCGAAACGAGGTGCCAAATTATCCTACGTGGTACAATGGATGTACGAGGAGCTCGCGGAATCTTGGCAATACTGCAGAAACGAATCGTGGGAAAAGGACAATCAGattttagtaaaaaatttacagccTTACACAAAGTACAGG tttcgcGTAGCCGTGATCCTGAAATCGACTCAGCACTCTAGGGAATCCATTGCTTCAGCTCCTAGTGTTCCAATCTTGACTAAACCCGAGGGTTTTCCATTGTCACCACCGGTAATTGTTAGGGCGGCAGCGGTAGATTGCTGCCGCGTGTCCGTGTCTTGGGAACCGGGACCGTTTCCAAACGGCCCACTTTTGTCCTATGTCCTGCGGCTGCAAGGGGGCAATTATTCCACGCTTAAG GATATTTCAGCTGTTGAAAATGTGACAGACCATTACATGTTTCAAAATCTGACGCCACATCAAAACTATTCTGTGAGCATAACGATGAGGAATAGCGAAGGGGAGGGACCTCCTGCCGTAATATACATTTCAACAACGCCCGAGCCAgctg TTACAGACATGCAACTACCGATACTGATTCTTGGGGGAGAGCACCAGGTGAAGAAGCAGGTCGCCGACTTGTTAGAAAATCCAGTCTTGATCTATGAAACGGCCAACAAAATTTGCGGTGTCGCGATACACGTTGCCTCTGGACAAGTATTCGTATCGGATTCAGGTGGCTACGTTTATCGAACATCGGTTGATGAAAGAACCGATCCTGTTGTCGTGCTGAGCCCGGACCAAGTGAACTTCAAGCCACTGAGTTTATCCGTTGATTGGCTGAACTTGCATCTGTACGTCTTGGGAGAAGTCAAACACGCAACGACCGTCTGGCAAATAGCTCGTTGCAACCTGGATGGACGGGGACTGACCGTTGCGGTCGCAGCTTTTTTGTCCAAGCCTTCGCACATCGAAGTTGATCCGTACAACGGGTACCTGTTTTGGGTCAGCAAAGATGGATTATCTCGTTTGGATTTAGCCGATATTAGCAACGGTGTGAAGCACGAG ACACAGCCAGACCTTATACTCGAAGATTCGCATCTGGAGGCATTTATGGTCGATCACAGAAATTTTCGTCTGCTGATACCACATCCTATGCAAAACACGGTGTTATCGGTTACTTTGGATGGTAGAGAAGTCTCGAATCTCCGAGCGAACACTCAGCAGCCGCAATTTCAGAACGTCGTTTCACTGGCTATGGCCAACGGTTTGTTTTATTGGGCAAACGGAAGGGATATACTAACGGAAGACTATCATCCAGGCCAGAACAGATACTTTCACAACTCGTATCCCTACAA GTCTTGCTACAGCGTAAATGTGCTGATGGACGCCAGTCAACCAGCTCCAGTTCCTGTCAATCCACCGACCGGTGTTCAGGCTGTTCTTGGAGCCGAAATGGCAAAGGTTTCTTGGAGAGCGCCGTATCTGCTCGGAGGACAGGGTAAAGGAGCTTGGCAAAACTGGTCCTACGAATTAGAAATCAAAGACGAAATAACCGGGAAAGCTGTTCATCAAAAAGGAATCCGTTTATTGTCTCACACTGTTCATCGATTGAGAGAGAGAACTAAGTATTCGATAAAGGCTGCGGCATATACGAGCGCCGGACGAGGTCCCTGGTCTACAGAATTTCGAGGACGAACATTGAG AGATCCAAAAGGCGAGCCCTACGCTTCTATATTGTGGTCCGCGACTGAAGGATTATTGAAGAGTGACGTGACCGGAGAAAACGTGGAGACTTTGATACACAGGGCAAGCTGGAAGGACTCTGAAATGCAGTATCACATTGTCGACGTTGCGTGGTACAAAGACCTGCTCTACTTGGTCGGTAATAACTCGGTTTTGTACTGCTATAACACGACTAGCCATGAGAATAACAGAATGCACATAAATTCCGTTGGAAGCGTCGCTGTCGATTGGATATCGAAAAAACTCTACTGGGCAAATCCAAATCAGCAAATA ATAACCAGAGCAAACTTGGATGGAACTCATCAAGAACCAATGTCAATACTGGCAATTGTCAAGGAATTGATGATAGACTCGTTGGAAGCCTATTTGTATTGGTCGACTGGATATGCGGTCGAAGTATCGAGACTTAATGGCCAAGACAGAAGATTCTATTATTccgatgaaatatttatcggtAAGCAAGTAATGGGTTTGACGTTGGATACGGAGAACAAGTTTGTGTATTGGATTGTCAGGAGTTACGAAAGCGGATCGATACTCTACAAAGCACCAACGTCCGAAAGAATACCtttgaatgataaaattattccagagcag TTTCAGGTTTCGGCGTTACAATATCCTAACATACAAGGGCCGCTTTGTTACTTTTCGGAGCACTTGCTGTGGCTCCAAGATGATAGAAATGCAGTTATCGGAGATTTGTCTGGTCAAAACACAGCCATTATCAACGGAATAACCTTGTCCGGTCTTCAGATGGTTGCCATAATGGATCACGCTCTTCACAAGTATCCGAAGAATTTATCTGCGAATAGCATTGTTGTATTACCATCTGCGGTAAGCATAGACAGCATAAGAGTGGAAGGTAAATGGAACAATTTCAACGTCTCGTGGAACTCTGTGAAGAATGTAAACTACGGAACGGTCTTTTACGAGGTGAAATTCGCGGATTATATAAACACGAATACGAATTCAGAAATCACTAAGGAAACAACGATACCTTACCACAAttccgaaatattttcaccatacGCCATATTGGAAGTAACCATAAAAGCGTTCACTTATTGGGGAATGTCACATAACACACGAAAAATTCTGAGATCTCCTCAAGCGAAACCTAGTCAACCAACAAACGCAAGAGGATTCGTTGAATTTGATAAGAAACCACTTAGCGACGAGACTAATATTTCCGCGGTGTTCAG ATGGGATCCACCCGATCATCCCAACGGCTTGATCCAAGTTTACGCAATAGACTGTTGGTACATGCTGGAAGGTATGAATATAGACATTTGCAACTGTCTCAATGTAAATTCGACAATGTTGGAATACCGATTGTATCAGTTGCTGCCGAACACAACTTACTACTTCCGAGTGCAGGCATACACAGAAGTCGGTGGCGGATGGTTCACCGACATCGTCAATATATCAACTGATTACGAAAATCCTGTACCGAAAATATTGGTGGCTACACCAGAGGCTGTGAGAATTTCAGATTTGGACAGACAAATCAACGACACGATAACCAGACATGTCGCTATTGAAGTGGCCTACTCTGCGGTGGAGAATAAAGTATATGGAATAAACGAAATGCAGGAGATGATGCTCGCGGATATCGATAGTCCGAATGTaacaaaaattctcaaattgaACAATACCGCGTCAAGTTTATGCGTCAATTGGGTTACCAGGACCTTATTTTGGACAGAAGCAGATTACGGAGAATCTGTTAGTAGAAATATTATGCGACTGGATTTAACAGCGTGGGAAGCAGGCTATACAATCGCCGAGAAAATAATAACCACTAGGAACGCAACGTTGAATTTGGATATATCACCTCTGACAGG AACATTGTATTGGATCGAGTTAGTTCAAGCCGACCGTGGAGTGACGATGCAATCAAATTTGAACGGAGAAAATGTTCAGTATTTCTTCAACCAAATTGACGACTGCTCGTGTCATTATGCGCCGATTGTGAGACCGGTCATGGCGGTCGACAACACGGACGCCTCTACACCTGTAATTTATTGGGTCTCAATGGAAGGCCACTTGAACATCGCAGACATGGATGGATGTACTTGCAATATGGTGCTCGGTCCAG GTTTTAACAGAGGTTTACCACCGACGTCATTGACAGTGGACAAGATCAATCTTTACTGGTCCAACGCGGATAAGGACAGTGTTTACTACGTAGAAAAAGCCAATCCGGATGACACCAGAATCAAACGACTTCACTTGCAAAGCCCGCGTAGTCTTAAAGCCATTGGAAAATCTTTGCAGCCTTATCCAGTTGCCGAATGCTTGGTTCCGAGACAAGTATCTGATAATGTTGAAGTtctgaagaaattttcaaactccaTCAAGATCAAGTTACCTGAACCTGTGCCCCACTTCGCATGTGAGAAATATAATCTTCCGGCAACACTATATACCATTTACATTACCGAATGCTCCGCGGTAGATTCTACTAAGTGTAGCAAcaacagagaaaaaattaaactgaaGACTTTCAAGAAGGAAATCGAAGTTGAAAATCTTAAACCGTTTAGTAGATACATGTTTCAGCTGAGTTTGAGCAACTACTACAGTGGCTTGGAGTCTTCCAGTCCTGAACCAGACCAGggagtagtaataataacggAGGCAGGAGTTCCAACGAGGCCAGAAAATGTCGAAGTTCAAGCACTAACGCCTACTTTAGCGGCGGTTAGTTGGCTGCCACCAAAAATATTGAACGGAGCAGCTGTTCGCTATGAAATTCATTGGAGACCAGTGCAGCTTGTTAACGGAATGAGACACAACGGCGAACAGTCAATTAAACACACCGAGCAATCTTCGGATGGAAAACTATCTGCGACGCTGCAGTCATTATTGCCGGGACAAGATTACCTGATATGTGTTCGCGCTTACTCGACTTCCAGTGCTATTTACAACGAAAGCCTTCCTCAATTCCTGAAAATGTATCCAGAACCAAACAACTTGACGCTGACTGGTACCAGTGTCAACTCGATGAACATATCATGGGTGCCGAATAAAAATCTGACTATTGACTACAGTCTGCAATACTCGATAGTGGGATCGGACAAATGGCAGACAGTTGTCAATCCGATACTTCGAAATAATAAGGTGGAATTCCACATTCGTAAACTGCAACCGAAAACTTTCTACAGATTTAAATTGACGCTAAGGTATCCAATTTATAAGCTTAACGTCACCTGGCCGTCAGACGCGAGATTTACTTTCCAAACATCAG GCGATGTTCCAAGCGCTCCTGGAACTCCCACAATAACAAAGGTGCGTGGTCCGGTCTATCAAGTTAATTGGGAGCCTGCACACGCTCGTGGATCTTCGATCACGTTGTATCGTCTTGAAGGAACCATCTTAGAAGATTCCGATACTATGGATAAACGTCGCAACGAAACTAGCGAATGGCGCCTCTACTATAACGGGACAGACACTTACTGGATAATCCCAGACGAAATGGTGCAAAAGTACCAATTTCGAGTTCAAGCAAAGAACGCGTATGGCCTTGGAACTTGGAGTAAAGCCAGCGCAGTGGTTGACTTGAATGAGGCTGGGAGTGGGATATTTGTCCCTCCGCAACACCTGGGATTGATACTAGGACTCAGTGTTCCTCTGATCCTCGGAGTGATGCTATTATGTTTTGGCTTTTTCCTTTGTC CAGTCTACCGGCAACGTAAAGAGGATAAAAAGGCAGTAATTCCACCAGCTGCGCCGGACGTTGAATTAGCAACGTTACGCGAAATTCCGCGCGGAAATTTTATGCAGTCAAACACGTTGTACGCAACTGCGACGCAAGACGACCCGGACGACTCTTCGCTGCCAAAGATAAAAAGGGAGCAAATAACGCTGGCCAAATTCCTGGGTAGCGGTGCATTCGGAGAG GTTTTTCAAGGCATTGCGAAGGACCTGGACGGTCCTGGAATAACTGGAGTGGCTATAAAGACTCTTAGAAAAGGGGCGTCTGCGCAAGAGAAGACTGAATTTTTACGCGAGGCTCGACTTATGAGTCCCTTCAGGCACAAGCACGTTCTTCGACTGCTTGGAGTTTGCCTAGACACAGATCCGCCGCTGCTGGTGTTGGAGCTAATGAAGGCTGGGGATCTGTTGACGTATTTGAGAGCCAGCCGCTGTCTACAGCCATCGGATCCCTGCGCTCTTAGACTTCAAGATCTTCTTGCTATGTGCGAAGATGTGGCGAGAGGCTGCCAATACCTGGAGGAACTTCATTTTGTTCACAGAGACCTAGCTTGCAGGAACTGCCTGGTATCCGCCAGGGACAGAGAGAACCGTGTGGTAAAAATTGGAGACTTCGGACTCGCAAGAGACATCTATAAAAACGATTACTACCGCAAG GAGGGCGAAGGCCTACTGCCGGTACGATGGATGGCACCGGAGTCTCTAGTGGATGGGGTATTTACCTCTCAAAGTGACGTGTGGGCGTTCGGTGTTTTGATGTGGGAAATCACTTCCCTGGGCCAGCAGCCATACCCGGCAAGAACAAATCTGGAAGTGCTATACCACGTTAGAGCTGGCGGAAGACTGCCAAAGCCGCTAAATTGTCCAACGCCGTTACATCAGTTGATGCTGCGCTGCTGGAGCACGGCGGATGCTAGACCCAGTTTTAAGGCTTGTTTGGATCATATAATAACGCTCAGAAGCAGAACAGAAGATGCCGCGATCAGCCCTGCACATGCTGGCCATTACTTATCTAAACAAG GCGTGTCTAACATGGCTTACTTTGCTGATGAGAATCAAAATCATAACCACTCAG gCAACTCCTGGAAATCTACAAGCTCCGAAGGCAGTAGAGACATGCAGCCATTTTTACCCGATTCTTGCAACACGACGGCACTATTAGCGTCCGGAGAAATTCCGAAATATTTAGAATTAATAGCAGATAACGACGTACCTGATGTTAGAGATACTCCGACTGGTGGCTATGAAGTACCGAGACCCGTACAGTGCCTGGATAAAAATGAAGTTCAAAAGGAAAGCAAAATACCAGAACTATCAGATTCGCAAAATGAAAGCTCAAACTTGGATCGTGAACAGTTGGAAGATGTTGTAAATCAAAAAAGAGAATCGGCGAATAACTTTGACTTGACGGAACCAAAAAGAGCCTCCATTTCCAGCACAGGAgaaaaattctgcattttGGATAGCTCGAGGTTGGCTAATCATGTTTCCAAATGTATAGCTGCGACGAACTCTCCGAGTTCCATTGACGACAGTCGCAAGAGCGAAAAAATCTCAACAGAAATCAGAGGATCGCTGACTAGTTTGAGCGGTAGAAGCAGCAGCTCCCACGGCTCGTCGACAAGCTTGACTCCATCTAGGCCAAGCTCGTCGTTATTGAATTCTCAGAATACTTTGCCATTGAAGAAGAATGGGGCAACTAAGCAAAACATTCTATCCAGCGATACGAATAGTGGAAGAaatacaatttcgaaattaagCAGGACACATTCAATTCTGCAAAATGGGAAAGCGAATATACCTTTAGCAATAAATAGTGCCTTACTGAATTCTCTCAGGCAAACACCGGATACAGGTGAAGATGGAAATGAGATCGCTACCTATACAAATATAAACTCTGACGCGGTCAGAGTAAATGGGTAA